The proteins below come from a single Balaenoptera musculus isolate JJ_BM4_2016_0621 chromosome 1, mBalMus1.pri.v3, whole genome shotgun sequence genomic window:
- the PDZK1IP1 gene encoding PDZK1-interacting protein 1, whose product MSALGLVILGLLTAVPPASGQQGLGKLQPWMQGLIAVAVFLVLVAIAFAVNHFWCQEEQEPVNMVLTVGNKADGILVGTDGKYSSMEASFRSSEHENAYENNPEEEGKVRSTPM is encoded by the exons ATGTCTGCCCTCGGCCTGGTCATCCTGGGCCTGCTCACGGCAGTGCCACCCGCCAGCGGTCAACAAG GCCTGGGGAAACTGCAGCCCTGGATGCAGGGCCTTATTGCCGTGGCTGTGTTCCTGGTCCTCGTCGCAATCGCCTTTGCTGTCAACCACTTCTGGTGCCAGGAAGAACA GGAGCCTGTGAACATGGTCCTGACCGTTGGAAACAAAGCAGATGGGATCCTGGTAGGAACGGACGGCAAGTACTCCTCCATGGAGGCCAGTTTCAG GTCCAGTGAGCATGAGAATGCCTATGAGAACAACCCGGAGGAGGAGGGCAAGGTCCGCAGCACCCCAATGTGA